One region of Triticum aestivum cultivar Chinese Spring chromosome 6B, IWGSC CS RefSeq v2.1, whole genome shotgun sequence genomic DNA includes:
- the LOC123134571 gene encoding protein PHOSPHATE-INDUCED 1-like — translation MATIALIVAMVLSLAQLSAGSRRLMELYVPPESDRLTYHQGGVLSGDIPVSILWYGKFTPAQRSIVSDFVVSLNSAPNGAATPSVGQWWGTIEQLYLSKAAAANGQAGATHVLLAEQVTDEQCSLGTSLTLAQIDQLAASVGAKKGGIALVFTDEDVAVEGFCSSRCGRHGSSTGGDSTHIWVGNSVKQCPGQCAWPFAQPQYGPQGAPLVAPNGNVGMDGMVMVLATMVAGTVSNPYGDGYYQGPKGASLEACTACPGVYGSGAYPGYAGNLLLDPSTGASYNANGANGRKYLLPALYDPATASCNTLV, via the coding sequence ATGGCTACGATTGCTCTGATAGTGGCCATGGTGCTCAGCCTGGCGCAGCTCTCCGCTGGGAGCAGGAGGCTGATGGAGCTGTACGTGCCTCCGGAGAGCGACCGGCTCACGTACCACCAGGGCGGCGTGCTCAGCGGCGACATCCCCGTGTCCATCCTCTGGTACGGCAAGTTCACGCCCGCGCAGAGGTCCATTGTCTCCGACTTCGTCGTCTCGCTAAACTCCGCGCCGAACGGGGCCGCCACGCCCTCGGTCGGGCAGTGGTGGGGCACCATCGAGCAGCTCTACCTGTCCAAGGCGGCTGCCGCCAACGGCCAGGCCGGCGCCACGCACGTGCTCCTCGCCGAGCAGGTGACCGACGAGCAGTGCTCCCTCGGCACGTCGCTCACTCTGGCCCAGATCGACCAGCTCGCCGCGAGCGTCGGCGCCAAGAAGGGCGGCATCGCGCTGGTGTTCACCGACGAGGACGTCGCCGTGGAGGGCTTCTGCAGCAGCCGGTGCGGCAGGCACGGGTCGTCCACCGGCGGCGACTCCACGCACATCTGGGTCGGCAACTCCGTGAAGCAGTGCCCCGGGCAGTGCGCGTGGCCGTTCGCGCAGCCGCAGTACGGGCCGCAGGGCGCGCCCCTGGTGGCGCCCAACGGCAACGTCGGGATGGACGGCATGGTGATGGTCCTCGCCACCATGGTGGCCGGCACCGTGAGCAACCCGTACGGGGACGGCTACTACCAGGGCCCCAAGGGCGCGTCCCTGGAGGCGTGCACGGCGTGCCCCGGCGTCTACGGCAGCGGGGCGTACCCGGGCTACGCCGGCAACCTGCTCCTCGACCCCAGCACCGGCGCCAGCTACAATGCCAACGGCGCCAACGGGAGGAAGTACCTGCTCCCGGCGTTGTACGACCCCGCCACGGCCTCCTGCAACACGCTTGTCTAG